The following proteins come from a genomic window of Oligoflexus sp.:
- the smpB gene encoding SsrA-binding protein SmpB, translated as MDAKGIKLIASNKKAYHEYNIGDKYEAGIALQGTEVKALRDGRCNLNDGWVDLTNAEAILREVHIGHYSHGNIMNHMERRSRRLLLHAAEIKKLERAISEKGFTLVPLKIYFKGRYVKLEIGLGKGKKAHDKRESSKEKDAKREIHRAMKGNR; from the coding sequence ATGGACGCCAAGGGAATAAAACTCATCGCCAGCAACAAGAAGGCTTACCACGAGTACAACATCGGGGACAAGTACGAGGCTGGTATTGCGCTCCAGGGAACGGAAGTCAAGGCTCTCCGTGATGGACGCTGCAATCTGAACGATGGCTGGGTGGACCTGACCAACGCCGAAGCGATTCTGCGTGAAGTGCATATCGGGCACTACTCACACGGCAATATCATGAACCACATGGAAAGACGCTCCCGGCGCCTTTTGCTCCATGCTGCGGAAATCAAAAAGCTCGAACGCGCGATCTCGGAGAAGGGATTTACGCTGGTTCCCTTGAAAATTTATTTCAAGGGACGCTATGTGAAGCTTGAGATTGGACTCGGCAAAGGGAAAAAAGCCCACGATAAACGCGAATCATCCAAAGAAAAAGACGCCAAGCGGGAAATTCATCGGGCCATGAAGGGCAACCGCTGA
- a CDS encoding transporter, protein MKSMVASHRGTARLTSKLLVLGLCLGFHTSHAWAQDEETPTPPPAEPAPATDQAPTETPAPTGETPADSTTTPPSTPTETAPTEEGLGDKVKDKVKELKEKRIKNRKETTDAVLKRRGKDPETAKYVMLGEAQTLPEKVARFRYVRRNVAGNQTFEEGGNKKDVGIDAVINVNAYVLEYGLTDKISLQLLVPTIASADVTINAEKFSKSKVYAKKYKELMDQVVPFLQSQGQCTTDEDCLNKINNEAYAIPTDSSLVLPTGEVYTVKGGIPVERAAYSLITNAAKPQKGKTGLSDIMLAALFNVYNTKEQMFSVGAGVRLPTGEADDEKSYNRTGSGFTTLGLALKYDYRIIDPLMVSFSNQTELHVKNPNYKRHSLVDPDKLNEADPNVKGADLSPAVPGDGDGVSNNFEVSRKGVLNTGYVRLGYALGALSPALSTLSVLGYYNWNFDPETYYDGVSQHNASRSTSISYALGFDGLGLQPRIPVGVSVSQERMLTGENVAVAAVNTYFNLVLYYKF, encoded by the coding sequence ATGAAATCTATGGTGGCTTCACACCGTGGGACGGCTCGTCTTACAAGCAAGCTCCTGGTACTAGGACTGTGCCTTGGCTTCCACACAAGCCACGCGTGGGCACAGGATGAAGAGACTCCGACTCCTCCTCCAGCGGAACCCGCTCCGGCAACCGATCAGGCTCCGACCGAGACTCCGGCTCCAACTGGGGAAACACCTGCTGATTCAACCACCACTCCCCCAAGCACTCCAACCGAAACTGCGCCAACCGAAGAAGGTCTGGGCGACAAGGTTAAAGATAAAGTCAAGGAACTGAAAGAAAAGCGCATCAAGAACCGCAAGGAAACCACTGATGCGGTTCTGAAACGCCGCGGCAAGGATCCTGAAACCGCCAAGTACGTGATGCTTGGTGAAGCGCAAACACTTCCGGAAAAAGTCGCTCGTTTCCGCTACGTTCGCCGCAACGTGGCAGGGAATCAGACTTTTGAAGAAGGTGGCAACAAGAAAGACGTTGGTATCGACGCCGTTATAAACGTCAATGCTTACGTACTTGAATATGGTTTAACCGATAAGATTTCTCTTCAGCTCCTCGTCCCCACCATCGCCTCGGCGGATGTGACGATCAATGCTGAGAAGTTCTCGAAGAGCAAAGTCTATGCAAAGAAGTACAAGGAACTGATGGATCAGGTCGTCCCCTTCCTTCAGAGCCAAGGTCAGTGCACGACCGATGAAGACTGTTTGAACAAGATCAACAACGAAGCCTACGCAATCCCAACGGATTCGAGCCTTGTGCTTCCCACAGGTGAAGTTTATACGGTGAAAGGCGGTATTCCGGTTGAGCGCGCCGCCTACTCCCTCATCACCAACGCCGCCAAGCCTCAAAAAGGCAAAACCGGCCTCAGCGACATCATGCTGGCCGCTCTTTTCAACGTCTATAACACCAAGGAGCAGATGTTCTCGGTGGGTGCAGGCGTTCGCCTTCCTACCGGCGAAGCGGACGACGAAAAATCCTATAACCGCACAGGCAGCGGCTTCACAACTCTCGGCCTCGCTCTGAAGTATGACTACCGCATCATCGACCCTCTGATGGTTTCCTTCAGCAACCAGACCGAATTGCATGTGAAGAACCCGAACTACAAGCGTCACAGCCTCGTCGATCCAGACAAGCTGAATGAAGCCGACCCTAACGTGAAAGGCGCTGACCTGAGCCCTGCCGTTCCCGGTGATGGCGATGGCGTGTCGAACAACTTCGAAGTCTCCCGCAAGGGTGTTCTGAATACGGGTTATGTCCGCCTTGGTTATGCCCTCGGCGCTCTGTCCCCTGCACTCTCGACCCTTTCGGTTCTCGGCTATTACAACTGGAACTTCGATCCTGAAACCTATTACGACGGCGTGTCCCAGCACAATGCATCGCGCTCCACCAGCATCAGCTATGCGCTGGGCTTTGATGGTCTCGGTCTTCAGCCCAGAATTCCCGTGGGCGTGAGTGTATCGCAGGAGCGTATGCTGACAGGTGAGAATGTTGCGGTGGCCGCAGTGAACACTTACTTCAACCTTGTACTCTACTACAAGTTCTAA
- a CDS encoding RluA family pseudouridine synthase has protein sequence MHKSPVENPDESGAFRPLGLPVSSYHAGERADAYLARHFPFLSRAGWQKRLKTSEVLVDGASVGVAYRLREGQQLVLHHPQTAEPEVDRGIYPIWRKGAVMAVFKPAPLPMHENGAYRKNTFSELVKTELGPEWAAVHRLDRETSGIVLCGATTAVRNQLARSLAERNLHKEYLAITHGVSQEEKWIEKGPIGDLTSSEIRIKKWVVPEGQSAETHFQVLERRSDFTLLKALPKTGRTNQIRIHAAYAGLHLVGDRLFHPDEQVFLEWFVHGLTDNVVKQTGFRRCLLHAEALAFVHPEDGKVHEVRCGMPDDMRDFWEQHRA, from the coding sequence ATGCACAAAAGTCCAGTTGAAAATCCAGATGAAAGCGGCGCCTTCCGGCCCCTCGGCCTGCCTGTTTCTTCGTATCATGCGGGGGAAAGGGCTGACGCGTACCTTGCCCGGCATTTTCCTTTCCTTTCGCGAGCCGGCTGGCAGAAGCGTCTGAAGACCAGTGAAGTGCTGGTGGATGGGGCCTCTGTCGGTGTGGCGTATAGGCTGAGAGAAGGGCAGCAGCTCGTCCTTCATCATCCCCAGACCGCCGAGCCTGAGGTCGATCGCGGCATCTATCCAATATGGCGCAAAGGTGCGGTCATGGCTGTTTTCAAGCCGGCTCCCCTTCCTATGCATGAGAACGGGGCGTATCGGAAAAATACTTTTTCCGAGCTGGTGAAGACTGAACTGGGTCCCGAGTGGGCCGCCGTTCATCGGCTGGATCGTGAAACCTCGGGTATTGTTTTATGCGGGGCCACGACCGCGGTGCGGAATCAGCTGGCGCGTTCCTTGGCCGAACGGAATCTTCACAAGGAATATCTGGCGATCACCCATGGCGTGAGCCAGGAAGAGAAGTGGATTGAAAAAGGTCCGATCGGGGATCTGACCAGCAGCGAGATACGGATCAAAAAATGGGTCGTGCCGGAAGGTCAATCGGCGGAGACGCATTTTCAAGTGCTGGAGAGGCGTTCGGATTTTACTCTTTTAAAGGCTCTGCCAAAGACCGGCCGCACCAATCAGATCCGTATTCATGCGGCCTATGCCGGGCTTCATTTGGTGGGGGATAGACTCTTTCATCCGGATGAGCAGGTGTTCCTGGAATGGTTCGTTCATGGGCTCACCGATAACGTCGTGAAGCAGACCGGGTTCCGCCGCTGTCTTTTGCATGCCGAGGCCTTGGCTTTCGTTCATCCTGAGGATGGCAAGGTTCATGAGGTGCGCTGTGGGATGCCGGATGATATGCGGGATTTCTGGGAGCAGCATCGGGCATAA